In Scophthalmus maximus strain ysfricsl-2021 chromosome 5, ASM2237912v1, whole genome shotgun sequence, a single window of DNA contains:
- the si:dkey-240h12.4 gene encoding death-associated protein kinase 2 isoform X2, which translates to MAVFKPENVEDFFEIGEVLGSGHFGQVRQVRERATGTCWAGKFLKIRKIACSRLGVDRSSVEREVEILQTLRHPNIVTLKDVFESRAEVVLILELVSGAELFDFIAEKDNLLESEAIEFMKQILEGLGFMHSKNIAHFDLKPENIMLSDKVSPNPNIKLIDFGLAHCFHQGEEYRSSSGTPQYIAPEVINSEPLSTASDMWSIGVITYILLSGLSPFQGETDEDTLKNVIAMKYEFFERYFSTTSSMAKDFILKLLVKNPKDRMTAEECLLHPWIKPITRKQVANRNRSSINMKNFKKFNARRKWKMSFNMVLMCNRLVQLKLLYKGRSDPDPLQLCSFHTTKRGLI; encoded by the exons ATGGCAGTGTTCAAACCTGAAAATGTGGAAGACTTCTTTGAGATCGGGGAAGTTCTGGGAAG TGGGCACTTCGGTCAGGTTCGACAGGTTCGTGAACGGGCCACTGGGACTTGTTGGGCGGGCAAGTTTCTGAAGATTCGGAAGATTGCCTGCAGCCGTCTGGGCGTGGACAGGAGCAgtgtggagagggaggtggagatcCTACAGACTCTACGCCATCCAAACATTGTGACTCTCAAAGATGTTTTTGAGAGCCGAGCTGAAGTGGTGCTCATTCTGGAGCT TGTTAGTGGAGCAGAGCTGTTTGACTTCATTGCTGAGAAGGATAACCTGTTGGAGAGTGAAGCCATTGAGTTCATGAAGCAGATCTTGGAAGGATTGGGATTCATGCACAGCAAGAACATTGCCCACTTTGACCTCAAG CCAGAAAACATCATGCTGTCAGACAAAGTCTCACCAAATCCGAACATCAAACTCATTGACTTTGGCCTGGCCCACTGTTTTCATCAGGGTGAGGAGTACAGGAGCTCAAGTGGCACCCCACAGTACATCG CCCCTGAGGTGATCAACAGTGAACCTCTGAGTACAGCATCAGATATGTG gAGCATTGGAGTTATTACCTACATACT ATTGAGCGGTTTGTCACCATTCCAAGGTGAGACTGATGAAGATACTCTGAAGAATGTCATTGCCATGAAGTATGAGTTTTTTGAACGGTATTTCAGCACGACCAGCTCCATGGCCAAAGACTTTATCCTGAAACTCTTGGTGAAAAATCCCAA AGATAGGATGACAGCTGAGGAGTGTCTGCTTCATCCATGGATTAAG CCCATCACACGCAAACAGGTGGCCAATAGAAATCGATCCTCAATCAATATGAAGAATTTCAAGAAGTTCAATGCCAGAAGGAAATGGAAG ATGTCCTTTAACATGGTGCTAATGTGTAACCGACTGGTCCAGCTGAAACTGCTGTATAAGGGCAGATCAGATCCAGATCCACTGCAG TTATGCAGCTTCCACACAACTAAAAGAGGACTTATCTGA
- the si:dkey-240h12.4 gene encoding death-associated protein kinase 2 isoform X5 encodes MLREEIKRQYPVRQQQPSRRSQSVSGAELFDFIAEKDNLLESEAIEFMKQILEGLGFMHSKNIAHFDLKPENIMLSDKVSPNPNIKLIDFGLAHCFHQGEEYRSSSGTPQYIAPEVINSEPLSTASDMWSIGVITYILLSGLSPFQGETDEDTLKNVIAMKYEFFERYFSTTSSMAKDFILKLLVKNPKDRMTAEECLLHPWIKPITRKQVANRNRSSINMKNFKKFNARRKWKMSFNMVLMCNRLVQLKLLYKGRSDPDPLQRQCESDTEDTESKPTSLLRRRLSSSS; translated from the exons atgctgagagaggagataaagagacagtatccagtgagacaacagcagcccagcagaagatcccagag TGTTAGTGGAGCAGAGCTGTTTGACTTCATTGCTGAGAAGGATAACCTGTTGGAGAGTGAAGCCATTGAGTTCATGAAGCAGATCTTGGAAGGATTGGGATTCATGCACAGCAAGAACATTGCCCACTTTGACCTCAAG CCAGAAAACATCATGCTGTCAGACAAAGTCTCACCAAATCCGAACATCAAACTCATTGACTTTGGCCTGGCCCACTGTTTTCATCAGGGTGAGGAGTACAGGAGCTCAAGTGGCACCCCACAGTACATCG CCCCTGAGGTGATCAACAGTGAACCTCTGAGTACAGCATCAGATATGTG gAGCATTGGAGTTATTACCTACATACT ATTGAGCGGTTTGTCACCATTCCAAGGTGAGACTGATGAAGATACTCTGAAGAATGTCATTGCCATGAAGTATGAGTTTTTTGAACGGTATTTCAGCACGACCAGCTCCATGGCCAAAGACTTTATCCTGAAACTCTTGGTGAAAAATCCCAA AGATAGGATGACAGCTGAGGAGTGTCTGCTTCATCCATGGATTAAG CCCATCACACGCAAACAGGTGGCCAATAGAAATCGATCCTCAATCAATATGAAGAATTTCAAGAAGTTCAATGCCAGAAGGAAATGGAAG ATGTCCTTTAACATGGTGCTAATGTGTAACCGACTGGTCCAGCTGAAACTGCTGTATAAGGGCAGATCAGATCCAGATCCACTGCAG AGACAATGTGAAAGcgacacagaggacacagagagcaAGCCTACCTCTCTGCTGCGTCGAAGACTCAGCAGCAGTTCATAG
- the si:dkey-240h12.4 gene encoding death-associated protein kinase 2 isoform X3, translated as MAVFKPENVEDFFEIGEVLGSGHFGQVRQVRERATGTCWAGKFLKIRKIACSRLGVDRSSVEREVEILQTLRHPNIVTLKDVFESRAEVVLILELVSGAELFDFIAEKDNLLESEAIEFMKQILEGLGFMHSKNIAHFDLKPENIMLSDKVSPNPNIKLIDFGLAHCFHQGEEYRSSSGTPQYIAPEVINSEPLSTASDMWSIGVITYILLSGLSPFQGETDEDTLKNVIAMKYEFFERDRMTAEECLLHPWIKPITRKQVANRNRSSINMKNFKKFNARRKWKMSFNMVLMCNRLVQLKLLYKGRSDPDPLQRQCESDTEDTESKPTSLLRRRLSSSS; from the exons ATGGCAGTGTTCAAACCTGAAAATGTGGAAGACTTCTTTGAGATCGGGGAAGTTCTGGGAAG TGGGCACTTCGGTCAGGTTCGACAGGTTCGTGAACGGGCCACTGGGACTTGTTGGGCGGGCAAGTTTCTGAAGATTCGGAAGATTGCCTGCAGCCGTCTGGGCGTGGACAGGAGCAgtgtggagagggaggtggagatcCTACAGACTCTACGCCATCCAAACATTGTGACTCTCAAAGATGTTTTTGAGAGCCGAGCTGAAGTGGTGCTCATTCTGGAGCT TGTTAGTGGAGCAGAGCTGTTTGACTTCATTGCTGAGAAGGATAACCTGTTGGAGAGTGAAGCCATTGAGTTCATGAAGCAGATCTTGGAAGGATTGGGATTCATGCACAGCAAGAACATTGCCCACTTTGACCTCAAG CCAGAAAACATCATGCTGTCAGACAAAGTCTCACCAAATCCGAACATCAAACTCATTGACTTTGGCCTGGCCCACTGTTTTCATCAGGGTGAGGAGTACAGGAGCTCAAGTGGCACCCCACAGTACATCG CCCCTGAGGTGATCAACAGTGAACCTCTGAGTACAGCATCAGATATGTG gAGCATTGGAGTTATTACCTACATACT ATTGAGCGGTTTGTCACCATTCCAAGGTGAGACTGATGAAGATACTCTGAAGAATGTCATTGCCATGAAGTATGAGTTTTTTGAACG AGATAGGATGACAGCTGAGGAGTGTCTGCTTCATCCATGGATTAAG CCCATCACACGCAAACAGGTGGCCAATAGAAATCGATCCTCAATCAATATGAAGAATTTCAAGAAGTTCAATGCCAGAAGGAAATGGAAG ATGTCCTTTAACATGGTGCTAATGTGTAACCGACTGGTCCAGCTGAAACTGCTGTATAAGGGCAGATCAGATCCAGATCCACTGCAG AGACAATGTGAAAGcgacacagaggacacagagagcaAGCCTACCTCTCTGCTGCGTCGAAGACTCAGCAGCAGTTCATAG
- the si:dkey-240h12.4 gene encoding death-associated protein kinase 2 isoform X1, giving the protein MAVFKPENVEDFFEIGEVLGSGHFGQVRQVRERATGTCWAGKFLKIRKIACSRLGVDRSSVEREVEILQTLRHPNIVTLKDVFESRAEVVLILELVSGAELFDFIAEKDNLLESEAIEFMKQILEGLGFMHSKNIAHFDLKPENIMLSDKVSPNPNIKLIDFGLAHCFHQGEEYRSSSGTPQYIAPEVINSEPLSTASDMWSIGVITYILLSGLSPFQGETDEDTLKNVIAMKYEFFERYFSTTSSMAKDFILKLLVKNPKDRMTAEECLLHPWIKPITRKQVANRNRSSINMKNFKKFNARRKWKMSFNMVLMCNRLVQLKLLYKGRSDPDPLQRQCESDTEDTESKPTSLLRRRLSSSS; this is encoded by the exons ATGGCAGTGTTCAAACCTGAAAATGTGGAAGACTTCTTTGAGATCGGGGAAGTTCTGGGAAG TGGGCACTTCGGTCAGGTTCGACAGGTTCGTGAACGGGCCACTGGGACTTGTTGGGCGGGCAAGTTTCTGAAGATTCGGAAGATTGCCTGCAGCCGTCTGGGCGTGGACAGGAGCAgtgtggagagggaggtggagatcCTACAGACTCTACGCCATCCAAACATTGTGACTCTCAAAGATGTTTTTGAGAGCCGAGCTGAAGTGGTGCTCATTCTGGAGCT TGTTAGTGGAGCAGAGCTGTTTGACTTCATTGCTGAGAAGGATAACCTGTTGGAGAGTGAAGCCATTGAGTTCATGAAGCAGATCTTGGAAGGATTGGGATTCATGCACAGCAAGAACATTGCCCACTTTGACCTCAAG CCAGAAAACATCATGCTGTCAGACAAAGTCTCACCAAATCCGAACATCAAACTCATTGACTTTGGCCTGGCCCACTGTTTTCATCAGGGTGAGGAGTACAGGAGCTCAAGTGGCACCCCACAGTACATCG CCCCTGAGGTGATCAACAGTGAACCTCTGAGTACAGCATCAGATATGTG gAGCATTGGAGTTATTACCTACATACT ATTGAGCGGTTTGTCACCATTCCAAGGTGAGACTGATGAAGATACTCTGAAGAATGTCATTGCCATGAAGTATGAGTTTTTTGAACGGTATTTCAGCACGACCAGCTCCATGGCCAAAGACTTTATCCTGAAACTCTTGGTGAAAAATCCCAA AGATAGGATGACAGCTGAGGAGTGTCTGCTTCATCCATGGATTAAG CCCATCACACGCAAACAGGTGGCCAATAGAAATCGATCCTCAATCAATATGAAGAATTTCAAGAAGTTCAATGCCAGAAGGAAATGGAAG ATGTCCTTTAACATGGTGCTAATGTGTAACCGACTGGTCCAGCTGAAACTGCTGTATAAGGGCAGATCAGATCCAGATCCACTGCAG AGACAATGTGAAAGcgacacagaggacacagagagcaAGCCTACCTCTCTGCTGCGTCGAAGACTCAGCAGCAGTTCATAG
- the ssr2 gene encoding translocon-associated protein subunit beta → MMKMLYVFVVLAVVSLGSGEEGARLLASKSLLNRYAVEGRDLTLQYNIYNVGSSAALEVELSDDSFPPEDFGIVSGMLNVKWDRIAPASNVSHTVVLRPLKAGYFNFTSASVSYLAQEGGQVVVGFTSAPGQGGILAQREFDRRFSPHYLDWAAFGVMTLPSIGIPLLLWYSSKRKYDSPKAKKN, encoded by the exons atgaTGAAGATGCTTTACGTGTTTGTGGTCCTGGCTGTGGTCAGTCTGGGCTCCGGAGAGGAGGGGGCCCGTCTGCTGGCCTCTAAATCCCTGCTAAACCGCTACGCTGTGGAGGGCCGTGACCTCACCCTACAGTACAACATCTACAATGTGGGCTCCAG TGCTGCTCTGGAGGTGGAGCTTTCAGATGATTCTTTTCCTCCTGAAGACTTTGGAATCGTTTCCGGAATGTTGAATGTCAAATGGGACAGGATAGCACC TGCCAGCAATGTCTCTCACACAGTGGTGTTGCGCCCCCTGAAGGCTGGTTACTTTAATTTCACCTCAGCATCTGTAAGCTACCTGGCCCAGGAGGGAGGACAAGTAGTG GTTGGCTTCACCAGTGCCCCAGGCCAAGGAGGCATCCTGGCTCAGAGAGAGTTTGATCGCCGCTTCTCACCTCATTAT CTGGACTGGGCTGCGTTTGGTGTCATGACTCTGCCCTCAATCGGcattcctctgctcctctggtACTCCAGCAAACGGAAGTACGACTCGCCAAAGGCCAAGAAGAACTGA
- the si:dkey-240h12.4 gene encoding death-associated protein kinase 2 isoform X4, translating into MAVFKPENVEDFFEIGEVLGSGHFGQVRQVRERATGTCWAGKFLKIRKIACSRLGVDRSSVEREVEILQTLRHPNIVTLKDVFESRAEVVLILELVSGAELFDFIAEKDNLLESEAIEFMKQILEGLGFMHSKNIAHFDLKPENIMLSDKVSPNPNIKLIDFGLAHCFHQGEEYRSSSGTPQYIAPEVINSEPLSTASDMWSIGVITYILLSGLSPFQGETDEDTLKNVIAMKYEFFERYFSTTSSMAKDFILKLLVKNPKDRMTAEECLLHPWIKPITRKQVANRNRSSINMKNFKKFNARRKWKRQCESDTEDTESKPTSLLRRRLSSSS; encoded by the exons ATGGCAGTGTTCAAACCTGAAAATGTGGAAGACTTCTTTGAGATCGGGGAAGTTCTGGGAAG TGGGCACTTCGGTCAGGTTCGACAGGTTCGTGAACGGGCCACTGGGACTTGTTGGGCGGGCAAGTTTCTGAAGATTCGGAAGATTGCCTGCAGCCGTCTGGGCGTGGACAGGAGCAgtgtggagagggaggtggagatcCTACAGACTCTACGCCATCCAAACATTGTGACTCTCAAAGATGTTTTTGAGAGCCGAGCTGAAGTGGTGCTCATTCTGGAGCT TGTTAGTGGAGCAGAGCTGTTTGACTTCATTGCTGAGAAGGATAACCTGTTGGAGAGTGAAGCCATTGAGTTCATGAAGCAGATCTTGGAAGGATTGGGATTCATGCACAGCAAGAACATTGCCCACTTTGACCTCAAG CCAGAAAACATCATGCTGTCAGACAAAGTCTCACCAAATCCGAACATCAAACTCATTGACTTTGGCCTGGCCCACTGTTTTCATCAGGGTGAGGAGTACAGGAGCTCAAGTGGCACCCCACAGTACATCG CCCCTGAGGTGATCAACAGTGAACCTCTGAGTACAGCATCAGATATGTG gAGCATTGGAGTTATTACCTACATACT ATTGAGCGGTTTGTCACCATTCCAAGGTGAGACTGATGAAGATACTCTGAAGAATGTCATTGCCATGAAGTATGAGTTTTTTGAACGGTATTTCAGCACGACCAGCTCCATGGCCAAAGACTTTATCCTGAAACTCTTGGTGAAAAATCCCAA AGATAGGATGACAGCTGAGGAGTGTCTGCTTCATCCATGGATTAAG CCCATCACACGCAAACAGGTGGCCAATAGAAATCGATCCTCAATCAATATGAAGAATTTCAAGAAGTTCAATGCCAGAAGGAAATGGAAG AGACAATGTGAAAGcgacacagaggacacagagagcaAGCCTACCTCTCTGCTGCGTCGAAGACTCAGCAGCAGTTCATAG